Below is a genomic region from Caulobacter rhizosphaerae.
GGGCGGGCTTCCAGGTGATCTAGACTCCCGCCGACCCGCCGCGTCTAGTATACGATAGGGCTCACACCGCACGGGGGCGGTCGCCAAGAGGTTCAGCCTGCGCCAATGAACATCGTCGTCCGCACGCTGTCCGACCAGACCTATGAGATCGTCCGCCGCCGCATCCTGGTCGGGGCGATGCAGCCCGGAACCGCCGTACGCCAGGACGTCATCGCCGCGGAGCTGGGCGTCAGCAAGATCCCGCTGCGCGAGGCCCTGGGCCGCCTGGAGCAGGACGGCCTGCTCAGCTCCTATCCCAATCGCGGCTATGTCGTCCGCGACCTGTCGACCGACGAGGCCAGCGAGGTCTTCGCCCTGCGCCTGAAGCTCGAGCCCGGCGCGGTCGCCGAGGCTTGCCTGCGCGCCACCCCGGCCGACCACGTCGCCGCCGAGAAGGCGCTCTCGGCGCTCGAAGCCGAGCTGGCCAAGCCCGACGGCGACCATGTCAGCTTCAACCGCGCCTTCCACCTGGCGCTGGTGCGCCCCGGGGGCCACATCACCTTCCAGCTGATGGAGCGGCTGCAGATCCTGGCCGAGCGCTATGTGCGGGTGCACCTGGAGCCCCTGGGCCGCGACGAGCGGGCCAGCCAGGAGCATCGCGAGATCCTGGCCGCCTGGATCCAAGGCGACGCGGCGACCGTCGAATCCCTGACGGTCAACCACATCCTCGGCACGCTGTCGGACCTCAAGCAGCAACTGTCGGCCTGACGACCCGCAAATCGCTGATTTCGGACGGTGACCCGATGATTTTCGGGGCGTCGACGCGGGCCGTCCTTCCGGTGCGGATCTCAAGGAGCGTCGCGCCGCGTAAATTGTCCGAGTTATCATGCAGATAACGTCGATCTCTTTTTGGGGGCGAGCGCAAGGAAAGGCATTTTTCTTCCGCCTCTGATCGGATTTAGTCGCGCTGAAACCTCCTCAGAAATGACACCTTCCAGCTGAGCCGGGGCGTTCGGTGCCCCTCGCGCGCGCTCCAGAATCCACGGAAAACTTTATAAAAACAATCTATTGACCGGACGCTGGTTGGCGGCCCGGATTTGCGGCAGGACCGGAACGCGATGCGGCATTTGTCAGATCGTCGAATGTATATTGTATAATTTTTTTGACGCGGCCTCGCGGATATGTCCAATTTGCGACCTGGTAATTGTCAGGGGAGAGGACAGTCCATGAGCAGCAGGCACGCCATGATGGCGGCGACGGCCCTAATTGCGATCACTCTGTGTTCGCCGGCCGTCGCACAGGACATCAAGTCGACCGACGCGCAGGCCAACGCCACCGCCGCCGACGACGCCAAGACCGACGATGCGACCCTGGTCGACACCGTCATCGTCAAGGGCATCCGGGGCAGCCTGGACGCGGCGACCAAGCGAAAGAAGAACTCGGCCCAGATCGTCGAATCCATCGAGTCCGAGGACGTGGGCAAGCTGCCCGACAACAACGTTCCCGAAGCCCTGTCGCGTGTCACCGGCGTCCAGATCGAGCGCATCCACGGCGAAGGCACGAACATCACCATCCGCGGGATGCAGGGCGTCTCGACGACCATCAACGGCAACGACAACAGCGTCGGCGACAGCCGCTCCGCCAACCTGGCCGACATCCCCGCCGAACTGCTGAAGTCCGTCCAGGTCTACAAGACGCGCACGGCCGACCAGGTCGAAGGCGGCATCGCCGGCACGGTCAATGTCGAGCTGCGCCGCCCGCTGGACCTGAGGAACGGCCTGACGGTCGCCGGCAGCATCAAGAACGTCTACGGCAGCACCGGCGACACCAAGAGCCCCTATGCCAGCCTGCTGGTCGGCGACCGGTTCGACACCGGGATCGGCGAGATGGGCTTCCTGATCAACGGCTCCTACACCAAGAACAACTACGAGGAAGACTTCGTCGAGAGCGAGTCCCCCAATACGTTCTTCGACAACACCCCTTCGCAAGCCTCGCTGCCCGCCAACCAGAAGAACATCATCGCGCCCTACGCGGTGAACTACGGCGTCGAGCAAGGCGCGATCACTCGGCCCTCCATCAACCTGGTGGGCCAATGGCGCGCCAACGAGCATCTCGATTTCGTGGTCGAAGGGTCCTATTTCGGCAGCAAGGAAAAGCGCGGGCGCGACCGCCTGCACGTCACCACCCGCGACCCCAACAGCGCGGTCTCGAACGTGGTCCTGGCCGAGGACGGCCGCACCGTGCGGTCCCTGACCCTCAGTCGTCCAGAGGGCGTCGACGCCAGCGCCCAGTCCTATTACGAGAAGGTCGACTCCGACAACTTCACGACCAACGCCGAGGCGCACTGGCGCGGCGACCGCCTGCAGGTCGACGGCTCGGCCCAATATAACTGGAGCAAGACCAGCTATTACGGCGTCCTGAGCCTGGCGCACCTGCTGGACGCGAGCGGCAAGCCCGCCGCCACGGTCAATGTGGACTTCAACTCCAGCAACATCCCGGGGCGCGGCCCCTACATCACCTTCCCGACCAGCGACCTGGCGAAGGTCGAAAACTACCAGATCTTCCAGCTTCACGACGAACAGGCCATCGCCAAGAACCACGAATTCGTGCTCAAGGCCGACGCCACCTACCGCCTCAGCGACGACAAGTTCTTCCGCAGCATCGGCTTCGGCGTTCGCTATTCCGACCGTCACCTGACCCGCGACTACGGCTATCGCGACGCCTTCCCGACGATCGCCCTGAACAGTTTCCCGGGCGGCGTCGGCGTGACGACCAGTCAGTTGGCCGTCACCGGCTTCTCCCCCACCTGGTACCATCTGTCGGGCCCCGACCTGATGGACAGGCACGACGCCCTGCTCACCGCCGCCGGCTGGACGACGGAACGGCCGCCCAACGATCTTGGTCAGACCTATGTCGAGGACGAACAGAGCCTGGCCGGCTACGGCAACCTGAACTACGCGATCAAGAGCCGCTTCCCGATCGACGGCGTGGCCGGCGTGCGCGTGGTCCGGACCAAGGGCCACAACGTCAGCACCCGGTTCGATCTGGACAAGGACTGGAACGCGGTCATCACCCCGACCGAAGGCGGCGGCGACTATGTCGACGTGTTGCCCAGCCTCAACGCCGTGGTCCACTTCTCGTCGAAGTTCCAGTTGCGCCTAGCCTACACCTACAACGTCCAGCGTCCCAACTTCCTGGACATGTCGTCCTGGCGGACGATCCAGGCCAACAATCAGATCATCTATTCCGGCAACCCGGACCTGAAGCCCAATCGCTCCGAGAACTACGACGCGTCGCTGGAATACTACTTCGGGCGCGGCGGCATCGTCTCGCTGGGCGCGTTCCTTAAGAAGCCCGACGGCTATATCTACTACAGCGGCGGTGGCCAGGAGACGATCAATGGCGTCGTGTACCAGGTCTACACCAGCCGCAACGCCGGACCTGGCGAGTTCCAGGGCTACGAGTTCAACACCTCGGGCTTCTTCGACTTCCTGCCCGGCAAGCTGCACAACTTCGGCGCCAGCGCCAACTTCACCTACATGGCGAAGTACAACATCAACTTCCCGTTCGAGGGCGACCAGCGCCTGATCCCGGGCGTGTTCGACGCCGACAGCACCTCGAAGTACACCTACAATCTGGCGCTCTACTACGACACCCCGCAGTTCAGCGCGCGCGTCGCCTATAACTACCGCGCCCGCTACAAGGTGAATGTCTACCAGGATAACCCCGAATACTCGCCCTACAACGACGCCACCTCGCGGCTCGACGCGGCGGTGAACTGGACGCCGATCAAGCAGCTGACCCTCAGCGTCGAGGGCACCAACCTGACCAAGGAAAACAACAACGTCTACTGGGGGCAGGACCGCATGCTGCCGCTGGGCGTTCGCGTCCAGGCCCGCACCCTGCAGGTCAGCGCCCGCTTCCGCTACTGATCCCTTTCACCGCATCGCCGCCTCAGGGCGGCGCCCCTCCCCCCCTTGGGCTGGCTTGTCGCCAGCCCATTTTTTTGACCGGTCCACGGAGGCGGCGCGGCCGTCCTCGTCCTTCGACAAGCTCGGGAGGAGGAGGGGCTCAAGCGCCCTCAGCCCTGCCCGCCGGTCACCCGCAGCATGACGACCCCATGGGCGGGGACCTGGAAGTCCTGCGATCCAACCGGCAGGTCGGCGCCGCGCCAGAGGTCCCTCACGGCGGTCAGCCCGCTCTTCCCCGCGTCGCTGGGCAGCAGCGTCATCGTCGCCGCCGCCTCGCCCCGGTTGAACAGGGCCACCGCCACCGCGCCGTCGGCCAGCGGCTTGGTCCAGACCTCGGTCGTCCCGTCGCGCCGAACCGCCTTGCCCTGGACGCCCAGGGCGTCCTGGTCCACGGCGATCACCTCGCGGTTCTCGAGCATCTTCAGCACCTCGGGGCTGCTCTGGCGCAGGTCGTGCCCCATCATCAGCGGCGCGGCCGACATCGCCCACAGGGTCATGTGGGTGGCGTACTCGTCATGGCTCATGCCGCCGTTGCCGATCTCCAGCATGTCCGGATCGTTCCAGCCGCCGGGGCCGGCGTGCTCGGCGCGGCCGTTCTTGTCGAAGCCGATCCTGGCCATGGTCGCATAGTCGTCGGTGATGTCGCCGGTCGTGCGCCACAGGTGGCCGCCGACCTTGCGCCCCCACGCCCCGACCTCGAAGCGGCCGTACTCGCACAGCGAATAGACGATCGGCCGCCCGGTCGCCCGCAACGCCGCGCCCATCTCGTAATAGGTGCGCTGGACCTTGTCGGCGTCGTCATAGAACCATTCGCCCGAACACAGGTCGTACTTCAGATAGTCGACGCCCCAGTCGGCGAAGGTCTTGGCGTCCTGCTGGACGTGGCCGTAGCTGCCCTCATAGCCCGCACAGGTCCTGGGCCCCGGCGCGCTGTAGAGACCGAACTTCAGCCCGCGGGCGTGGACGTAGTCGGCCAGGCCCTTCATGTCCGGGAACTTCTCGTTCGGCCGGATCGCGCCGTCCGGCCCGCGGGTCCCCTGCCAGCCGTCGTCGATGTTGACATAGACGTAGCCGGCGTCGCGCAGGCCGGTGGCGACCAGGGCGTCGGCCATGGCGCGCACGGTCTTGTCGTCGATCTTCTCGGCGAACTTGTTCCAGCTGCTCCAGCCCATCGGCGGCGTCCGCGCCAGGCCGTCGGGCGCCAGGGTT
It encodes:
- a CDS encoding GntR family transcriptional regulator, coding for MNIVVRTLSDQTYEIVRRRILVGAMQPGTAVRQDVIAAELGVSKIPLREALGRLEQDGLLSSYPNRGYVVRDLSTDEASEVFALRLKLEPGAVAEACLRATPADHVAAEKALSALEAELAKPDGDHVSFNRAFHLALVRPGGHITFQLMERLQILAERYVRVHLEPLGRDERASQEHREILAAWIQGDAATVESLTVNHILGTLSDLKQQLSA
- a CDS encoding TonB-dependent receptor, with protein sequence MSSRHAMMAATALIAITLCSPAVAQDIKSTDAQANATAADDAKTDDATLVDTVIVKGIRGSLDAATKRKKNSAQIVESIESEDVGKLPDNNVPEALSRVTGVQIERIHGEGTNITIRGMQGVSTTINGNDNSVGDSRSANLADIPAELLKSVQVYKTRTADQVEGGIAGTVNVELRRPLDLRNGLTVAGSIKNVYGSTGDTKSPYASLLVGDRFDTGIGEMGFLINGSYTKNNYEEDFVESESPNTFFDNTPSQASLPANQKNIIAPYAVNYGVEQGAITRPSINLVGQWRANEHLDFVVEGSYFGSKEKRGRDRLHVTTRDPNSAVSNVVLAEDGRTVRSLTLSRPEGVDASAQSYYEKVDSDNFTTNAEAHWRGDRLQVDGSAQYNWSKTSYYGVLSLAHLLDASGKPAATVNVDFNSSNIPGRGPYITFPTSDLAKVENYQIFQLHDEQAIAKNHEFVLKADATYRLSDDKFFRSIGFGVRYSDRHLTRDYGYRDAFPTIALNSFPGGVGVTTSQLAVTGFSPTWYHLSGPDLMDRHDALLTAAGWTTERPPNDLGQTYVEDEQSLAGYGNLNYAIKSRFPIDGVAGVRVVRTKGHNVSTRFDLDKDWNAVITPTEGGGDYVDVLPSLNAVVHFSSKFQLRLAYTYNVQRPNFLDMSSWRTIQANNQIIYSGNPDLKPNRSENYDASLEYYFGRGGIVSLGAFLKKPDGYIYYSGGGQETINGVVYQVYTSRNAGPGEFQGYEFNTSGFFDFLPGKLHNFGASANFTYMAKYNINFPFEGDQRLIPGVFDADSTSKYTYNLALYYDTPQFSARVAYNYRARYKVNVYQDNPEYSPYNDATSRLDAAVNWTPIKQLTLSVEGTNLTKENNNVYWGQDRMLPLGVRVQARTLQVSARFRY
- a CDS encoding glycoside hydrolase family 27 protein; this translates as MLRGLMTLSLGITILAAGTARAATPLDGVWLFDDAPSYPGVTMVQLSSEGGKPRGVVTTAWYGPMEMRNLVVQGGKATFELRNLNDKDHATRQWTAVLNGQTLKLSGDIWYAHVEQSGRHGTAKDARARAFRTTALPPLGTLAPDGLARTPPMGWSSWNKFAEKIDDKTVRAMADALVATGLRDAGYVYVNIDDGWQGTRGPDGAIRPNEKFPDMKGLADYVHARGLKFGLYSAPGPRTCAGYEGSYGHVQQDAKTFADWGVDYLKYDLCSGEWFYDDADKVQRTYYEMGAALRATGRPIVYSLCEYGRFEVGAWGRKVGGHLWRTTGDITDDYATMARIGFDKNGRAEHAGPGGWNDPDMLEIGNGGMSHDEYATHMTLWAMSAAPLMMGHDLRQSSPEVLKMLENREVIAVDQDALGVQGKAVRRDGTTEVWTKPLADGAVAVALFNRGEAAATMTLLPSDAGKSGLTAVRDLWRGADLPVGSQDFQVPAHGVVMLRVTGGQG